A portion of the Streptomyces platensis genome contains these proteins:
- a CDS encoding carbohydrate kinase family protein, which translates to MRIAVTGSIATDHLMTFPGRFADQLVADQLHTVSLSFLVDQLDVRRGGVAANICFGMGQLGTEPILVGAAGNDFEEYRAWLDRHGVDTRSVRISEVLHTARFVCTTDADHNQIGSFYTGAMSEARLIELQHVAERVGGLDLVLIGADDPEAMIRHTEECRSRGIPFGADFSQQIARMDGDAIRTLMEGAAYLFSNEYEKGLIESKTGWTDEEILAKVGTRVTTLGASGVRIERVGEPTIEVGVPEENAKADPTGVGDAFRAGFLSGLAWGVGLERAAQIGCMLATLVIETVGTQEYELHRSHFMDRFTKAYGHEAAAEVQQHLV; encoded by the coding sequence GTGCGTATCGCAGTCACCGGCTCCATCGCCACCGACCACCTGATGACCTTCCCCGGCCGTTTCGCCGATCAGCTGGTCGCCGACCAGCTGCATACGGTCTCCCTCTCGTTCCTGGTCGACCAGCTGGACGTCCGCCGCGGCGGCGTCGCCGCCAACATCTGCTTCGGCATGGGCCAGCTCGGCACCGAGCCGATCCTGGTCGGTGCCGCCGGCAACGACTTCGAGGAGTACCGCGCCTGGCTCGACCGCCACGGCGTCGACACCCGCTCCGTCCGCATCTCCGAGGTGCTGCACACCGCCCGCTTCGTGTGCACCACCGACGCCGACCACAACCAGATCGGGTCGTTCTACACCGGCGCGATGAGCGAGGCCCGGCTGATCGAGCTCCAGCACGTGGCCGAGCGGGTCGGCGGCCTCGACCTCGTCCTGATCGGTGCGGACGACCCCGAGGCGATGATCCGGCACACCGAGGAGTGCCGCAGCCGCGGCATCCCCTTCGGCGCCGACTTCTCCCAGCAGATCGCCCGGATGGACGGCGACGCCATCCGCACCCTCATGGAGGGCGCCGCCTACCTCTTCTCCAACGAGTACGAGAAGGGCCTGATCGAGTCCAAGACCGGCTGGACCGACGAGGAGATCCTCGCCAAGGTCGGCACCCGCGTCACCACCCTCGGCGCCAGCGGCGTCCGCATCGAGCGGGTCGGCGAGCCGACGATCGAGGTCGGCGTCCCGGAGGAGAACGCCAAGGCCGACCCGACCGGCGTCGGCGACGCCTTCCGCGCCGGCTTCCTGTCCGGCCTGGCCTGGGGCGTCGGCCTGGAGCGCGCCGCGCAGATCGGCTGCATGCTGGCGACGCTGGTCATCGAGACCGTCGGCACCCAGGAGTACGAGCTGCACCGCAGCCACTTCATGGACCGCTTCACCAAGGCCTACGGCCACGAAGCCGCCGCCGAGGTCCAGCAGCACCTGGTCTGA
- the erpA gene encoding iron-sulfur cluster insertion protein ErpA, translating to MSVQDETTVSDGIILSDAAASKVKSLLEQEGRDDLALRVAVQPGGCSGLRYQLFFDERSLDGDVVKDFDGVKVVTDRMSAPYLGGASIDFVDTIEKQGFTIDNPNATGSCACGDSFS from the coding sequence ATGAGCGTTCAGGACGAGACCACCGTCAGCGACGGCATCATCCTGTCCGACGCGGCCGCGTCGAAGGTCAAGAGCCTTCTGGAGCAGGAAGGCCGGGACGACCTCGCGCTGCGGGTGGCTGTTCAGCCCGGCGGCTGCTCCGGCCTGCGCTACCAGCTCTTCTTCGACGAGCGCTCGCTCGACGGCGATGTCGTCAAGGACTTCGACGGTGTCAAGGTCGTCACCGACCGGATGAGCGCGCCCTACCTGGGCGGTGCCTCCATCGACTTCGTCGACACCATCGAGAAGCAGGGCTTCACGATCGACAACCCGAACGCCACCGGCTCCTGCGCCTGCGGCGACTCCTTCAGCTAA
- the nadA gene encoding quinolinate synthase NadA, giving the protein MRVVTTAQPLDVQPTPLALLLLGREADPKSERGVECPGDLPAPSDPDLVERARAAKAKLGDKVFVLGHHYQRDEVIEFADVTGDSFKLARDAAARPDAEYIVFCGVHFMAESADILTGDDQQVILPDLAAGCSMADMATAEQVAECWDVLTEAGIAEQVVPVSYMNSSADIKAFTGKHGGTICTSSNAKRALDWAFEQGEKVLFLPDQHLGRNTAVRDMGMSLDDCVVYNPHKPNGGLTAEELRAAKMILWRGHCSVHGRFSLDSVNDVRARIPDVNVLVHPECKNEVVAAADYVGSTEYIIKALEAAPRGSKWAIGTELNLVRRLANRFAAEDKEIVFLDKTVCFCSTMNRIDLPHLVWALESLAAGKVVNRIEVDKETESFAKLALERMLALP; this is encoded by the coding sequence GTGCGTGTTGTGACCACCGCCCAGCCCCTGGACGTCCAGCCGACCCCGCTGGCCCTGCTCCTCCTCGGCCGAGAGGCCGACCCGAAGAGCGAGCGCGGTGTGGAGTGCCCCGGCGATCTGCCGGCCCCGTCGGACCCCGACCTCGTCGAGCGCGCCCGCGCGGCCAAGGCGAAGCTCGGGGACAAGGTCTTCGTCCTCGGGCACCACTACCAGCGCGACGAGGTCATCGAGTTCGCCGATGTCACCGGCGACTCGTTCAAGCTCGCGCGGGACGCCGCCGCCCGGCCGGACGCCGAGTACATCGTCTTCTGCGGTGTGCACTTCATGGCGGAGTCGGCCGACATCCTCACCGGCGACGACCAGCAGGTCATCCTCCCCGACCTCGCCGCCGGCTGCTCGATGGCCGACATGGCCACCGCCGAACAGGTCGCCGAGTGCTGGGACGTGCTCACCGAGGCCGGTATCGCCGAACAGGTCGTGCCGGTCTCGTACATGAACTCCTCCGCCGACATCAAGGCCTTCACGGGCAAGCACGGCGGCACGATCTGCACCTCCTCTAACGCCAAGCGCGCGCTGGACTGGGCCTTCGAGCAGGGCGAGAAGGTCCTCTTCCTGCCCGACCAGCACCTGGGCCGCAACACCGCCGTCCGCGACATGGGTATGTCCCTGGACGACTGCGTGGTCTACAACCCGCACAAGCCGAACGGCGGGCTGACCGCCGAGGAGCTGCGGGCCGCCAAGATGATCCTGTGGCGCGGCCACTGCTCGGTGCACGGCCGCTTCTCCCTGGACTCGGTGAACGACGTGCGGGCCCGCATCCCCGACGTCAACGTGCTGGTCCACCCCGAGTGCAAGAACGAGGTCGTGGCGGCGGCGGACTACGTCGGCTCGACGGAGTACATCATCAAGGCGCTGGAGGCCGCCCCGCGCGGCTCGAAGTGGGCCATCGGCACCGAGCTGAACCTGGTCCGCCGGCTGGCGAACCGTTTCGCCGCGGAGGACAAGGAGATCGTCTTCCTCGACAAGACGGTCTGCTTCTGCTCGACGATGAACCGGATCGACCTCCCCCACCTGGTGTGGGCGCTGGAGTCGCTGGCCGCCGGCAAGGTCGTCAACCGCATCGAGGTCGACAAGGAGACGGAGAGCTTCGCGAAGCTGGCTCTTGAGCGGATGCTGGCGTTGCCTTAG
- a CDS encoding methyltransferase domain-containing protein: protein MSSPGRLLEILRNKGALTPEWAPAVAAVDRAHFVPDTFEVGERTVSRSADEAEWRRMVYADLPLITQHNDGRATAGQVAFPTCSTSMPSLMLAMAAIVRDGDAVLEIGTGTGYHAAWLAHRLGEDRTTSIETDKALHDIARDNLARAGLHPHLVCGDGLAGVPERARFDRTIATCTVRDIPYAWVEQTAPGGTILTPWGSSFHSYSFATLTVRDGRATGGFSGRPAFMWARQQRRSYGRIRDWYHGEEGERATTTLDPRVLEEDPDARFAVGLRVRDAWPLLCPADDGSDEATYWLFDDARSSWATVEYAPGRHTYETEQHGPRRLWDEVESAYRDWTTEGSPTRDRYRITVTAEGQTVSL, encoded by the coding sequence ATGTCCTCGCCGGGCCGCCTGCTGGAAATCCTCCGCAACAAGGGCGCGCTGACGCCGGAATGGGCGCCGGCCGTCGCCGCGGTCGACCGCGCGCATTTCGTACCGGACACCTTCGAGGTGGGGGAGCGCACGGTCTCCCGCTCCGCCGACGAGGCGGAGTGGCGGCGGATGGTCTATGCCGACTTACCGCTGATCACCCAGCACAACGACGGCCGGGCCACGGCGGGCCAGGTCGCTTTTCCCACGTGCTCGACGTCCATGCCCTCCCTCATGCTGGCCATGGCCGCGATCGTCCGGGACGGCGACGCCGTATTGGAGATCGGCACCGGCACCGGCTACCACGCCGCGTGGCTCGCCCACCGGCTCGGCGAGGACCGCACGACCAGCATCGAAACCGACAAGGCCCTCCACGACATCGCCCGGGACAATCTCGCGCGGGCCGGCCTGCACCCGCATCTGGTGTGCGGCGACGGCTTGGCCGGGGTACCGGAGCGGGCCCGGTTCGACCGGACCATCGCCACCTGCACGGTCCGCGACATCCCGTACGCCTGGGTGGAGCAGACCGCCCCGGGCGGCACGATCCTCACCCCGTGGGGCTCCTCGTTCCACTCCTACTCGTTCGCCACCCTCACCGTCCGGGACGGGCGGGCCACCGGCGGCTTCTCCGGCCGCCCGGCCTTTATGTGGGCCCGCCAGCAGCGCCGCTCCTACGGCCGCATCCGGGACTGGTACCACGGCGAGGAGGGCGAGCGCGCGACGACCACTCTCGACCCCCGGGTACTGGAAGAGGACCCGGACGCCCGCTTCGCCGTCGGCCTGCGCGTCCGGGACGCCTGGCCCCTGCTCTGCCCCGCCGACGACGGCAGCGACGAGGCCACCTACTGGCTCTTCGACGACGCCCGCAGCTCCTGGGCCACCGTCGAATACGCCCCCGGCCGGCACACCTACGAGACCGAACAACACGGCCCTCGCCGCCTCTGGGACGAGGTCGAATCCGCCTACCGCGACTGGACCACCGAGGGCAGCCCCACCCGCGACCGCTACCGCATCACCGTCACCGCCGAAGGACAGACCGTGTCGCTGTGA
- a CDS encoding efflux RND transporter permease subunit, with amino-acid sequence MTWLSRLSLVQRGLIALMSIVAIAFGAIAIPQLKQQLLPSIEFPMVSVMAPYQGASPDVVEKQVIEPLEDGIQAVDGIKSVTSTSSEGSGVIRAQFDYGNDSKRLVADVQQAVNRARAKLPDDVDPQVVAGSTDDIPTVVLAVSSSGRDQQSLADQLDRSVVPDLKNIEGVSQVTVDGVQDRIVAVTPDDKKLAAAGLTSQALGQALEAGGTSVPAGSFAEDGRSKTVQVGAGFSSVRQIKDLRIAPAAGAEGAGPGAGAGRPAEAVRLGDVATVKEESATPTSLTRTNGKPSLAISMTMDQDGSAVGISDAVKDQLPEIRQDLGKGTDVTVVSDQGPAVSKSIESLTTEGLLGLAMAVIVILVFLLSLRSTLVTAVSIPLSVVITLIVLWTGDLSLNMLTLGALTIAIGRVVDDSIVVLENIKRHLGYGEERREAILSAVKEVSGAITSSTLTTVAVFLPIGVVGGMVGALFGSFSLTVTVALLASLIVSLTVVPVLSYWFLRAPQIPEGSDPEELRRQAEEKEIRSPLQRLYVPVLRFATRRRVTSIVIAVVILLGTFGMGPLLKTNFLDQGDQDTLTLKQELKPGTSLDASDKQAKKVEKLLADTDGITDYQVTIGSSGFMAAFGGGTGANQASYQLNLADGVDADKVTGDLREGLDKLGTSIGETTVTAGGGGGVGNQDLSVVVKAADGDVLEKAGEQVRKTVAGLDDVTDVQSDLSQSVPRISVKPNAKAAAAGYNQTTLGGAVTQAVRGSTSGTAVLDDTERDIVIKSAHPATTEAELKNLTVPTPAGPAKLSTLATVETVPGPVQMTRIDGARSATITAKPVGDNTGAVSTTLQSKINALKLPDGATAEIGGVSQDQSDAFSSLGLAMLAAIAIVFMLLVATFRSLVQPLILLVSIPFAATGAIGLLVATGTPLGVPAMIGMLMLIGIVVTNAIVLIDLINQYRSQGYGVVEAVIEGGRHRLRPILMTALATIMALLPMALSITGDGGFISQPLAVVVIGGLITSTLLTLLLVPTLYAMIELRKERRAAKKAAKRSGPAGPQAEESDRAPEPAGV; translated from the coding sequence ATGACCTGGCTGTCCCGACTCAGCCTCGTACAACGGGGCCTGATAGCGCTGATGTCGATCGTGGCGATCGCCTTCGGCGCCATCGCGATCCCCCAGCTGAAGCAGCAGCTCCTGCCGTCCATCGAATTCCCGATGGTGTCCGTCATGGCGCCGTACCAGGGCGCCTCGCCCGATGTCGTCGAGAAGCAGGTGATCGAGCCGCTCGAGGACGGTATCCAGGCGGTCGACGGCATCAAGAGCGTCACCTCCACGTCCAGCGAGGGCTCGGGCGTCATCAGGGCGCAGTTCGACTACGGCAATGACTCCAAGCGTCTGGTCGCCGACGTCCAGCAGGCCGTGAACCGCGCCCGCGCGAAGCTGCCCGACGACGTCGACCCGCAGGTGGTGGCCGGCTCGACGGACGACATTCCCACCGTCGTCCTCGCCGTCTCCTCCTCGGGCCGGGACCAGCAGAGCCTCGCCGACCAGCTCGACCGCAGCGTCGTGCCGGACCTGAAGAACATCGAGGGCGTCAGCCAGGTCACCGTGGACGGCGTCCAGGACCGGATCGTCGCGGTCACCCCCGACGACAAGAAGCTCGCCGCCGCCGGGCTGACCTCCCAGGCACTCGGCCAGGCGCTGGAGGCCGGCGGCACCTCGGTGCCCGCCGGTTCGTTCGCCGAGGACGGCCGGAGCAAGACCGTCCAGGTCGGCGCGGGCTTCAGCTCCGTACGGCAGATCAAGGACCTGCGGATCGCGCCGGCCGCGGGCGCCGAGGGCGCCGGTCCGGGCGCGGGCGCCGGCCGGCCGGCCGAAGCGGTCCGGCTCGGTGATGTCGCCACCGTCAAGGAGGAGTCGGCCACCCCGACCTCCCTCACCCGCACCAACGGCAAGCCCAGCCTCGCCATCAGCATGACGATGGACCAGGACGGCAGCGCGGTCGGCATATCCGACGCGGTCAAGGACCAGCTCCCCGAGATCCGTCAGGACCTGGGCAAGGGCACCGATGTCACGGTCGTCTCCGACCAGGGCCCGGCGGTCTCCAAGTCGATCGAATCGCTGACCACCGAGGGCCTGCTGGGCCTGGCCATGGCGGTCATCGTCATCCTGGTCTTCCTGCTCAGCCTGCGCTCCACGCTGGTCACCGCGGTCTCCATCCCGCTCTCGGTCGTGATCACCCTGATCGTGCTGTGGACCGGGGATCTCTCGCTCAACATGCTCACCCTCGGCGCGCTGACCATCGCGATCGGCCGCGTCGTCGACGACTCCATCGTCGTCCTGGAGAACATCAAGCGGCACCTGGGCTACGGCGAGGAGCGCCGCGAGGCCATCCTCTCCGCCGTCAAGGAGGTCTCCGGCGCGATCACCTCCTCCACCCTCACCACGGTCGCGGTCTTCCTCCCGATCGGTGTGGTCGGCGGCATGGTCGGCGCCCTCTTCGGCTCCTTCTCGCTGACGGTGACCGTAGCCCTGCTGGCCTCCCTGATCGTCTCCCTGACGGTCGTCCCGGTCCTGTCGTACTGGTTCCTGCGCGCCCCGCAGATCCCCGAGGGCAGCGACCCCGAGGAACTTAGGCGCCAGGCCGAGGAGAAGGAGATCCGCAGCCCGCTCCAGCGCCTCTACGTCCCGGTCCTGCGCTTCGCGACCCGCCGCCGGGTCACCAGCATCGTCATCGCCGTCGTCATCCTCCTCGGCACCTTCGGCATGGGCCCGTTGCTGAAGACCAACTTCCTGGACCAGGGCGACCAGGACACCCTCACCCTCAAGCAGGAGCTCAAGCCCGGCACCAGCCTCGACGCGTCCGACAAGCAGGCCAAGAAGGTCGAGAAGCTGCTCGCGGACACCGACGGCATCACCGACTACCAGGTCACCATCGGCTCCTCCGGCTTCATGGCGGCCTTCGGCGGCGGCACCGGCGCCAACCAGGCCTCCTACCAGCTCAACCTGGCCGACGGCGTGGACGCCGACAAGGTCACCGGCGATCTGCGCGAGGGCCTCGACAAGCTCGGCACGTCCATCGGCGAGACCACGGTCACCGCGGGCGGCGGCGGAGGCGTCGGCAACCAGGACCTGAGCGTGGTCGTCAAGGCCGCCGACGGTGACGTGCTGGAGAAGGCCGGCGAGCAGGTCCGCAAGACCGTCGCCGGGCTCGACGACGTCACCGACGTCCAGAGCGACCTCTCCCAGAGCGTCCCGCGGATCTCCGTGAAGCCCAACGCCAAGGCGGCCGCGGCCGGTTACAACCAGACCACCCTCGGCGGCGCGGTCACCCAGGCGGTCCGCGGCTCCACCAGCGGTACGGCCGTCCTGGACGACACCGAGCGCGACATCGTGATCAAGTCGGCTCACCCGGCCACCACCGAGGCCGAGTTGAAGAACCTCACCGTCCCGACCCCGGCGGGCCCGGCCAAGCTGAGCACCCTCGCCACGGTGGAGACCGTGCCCGGCCCGGTCCAGATGACCCGGATCGACGGGGCCCGCTCGGCGACCATCACCGCCAAGCCGGTCGGCGACAACACCGGAGCGGTCAGCACCACCCTCCAGAGCAAGATCAACGCTCTGAAGCTGCCGGACGGTGCCACCGCGGAGATCGGCGGCGTCTCCCAGGACCAGTCCGACGCGTTCTCCTCGCTCGGCCTGGCGATGCTGGCGGCCATCGCCATCGTCTTCATGCTCCTGGTGGCCACCTTCCGCTCGCTGGTCCAGCCGCTGATCCTGCTCGTCTCGATCCCCTTCGCGGCGACCGGCGCGATCGGCCTGCTGGTCGCCACCGGCACCCCGCTGGGCGTCCCGGCGATGATCGGCATGCTGATGCTGATCGGCATCGTGGTCACCAACGCCATCGTGCTGATCGACCTGATCAACCAGTACCGGTCGCAGGGTTACGGCGTCGTGGAGGCGGTCATCGAGGGTGGCCGCCACCGTCTCCGCCCGATCCTGATGACGGCGCTGGCCACGATCATGGCGCTGCTGCCGATGGCCCTGTCCATCACCGGCGACGGCGGCTTCATCTCCCAGCCGCTCGCCGTGGTCGTGATCGGCGGTCTGATCACCTCCACCCTCCTCACCCTGCTTCTCGTCCCGACGCTCTACGCGATGATCGAACTCCGCAAGGAGCGCCGGGCGGCGAAGAAGGCCGCGAAGCGGTCCGGCCCGGCCGGTCCGCAGGCCGAGGAGTCCGACCGTGCACCGGAGCCGGCGGGCGTCTGA
- a CDS encoding response regulator: protein MTIKVLLVDDQALLRSAFRVLVDSEPDMRVVGEASDGAQAYELTRAERPDVVLMDIRMPGVDGLAGTRLISEDPELTDVRVVILTTFEVDDYVVQSLRNGASGFLGKGAEPDEMLNAIRIAAAGEALLSPVATKGLIAKFLAQGGSSADGGPGDRGSERLATLTGREREVLILVAGGLSNDGIAEQLEVSPLTVKTHVNRAMAKLGARDRSQLVVIAYESGLVRPRVQ, encoded by the coding sequence GTGACGATCAAGGTGCTGCTCGTCGATGACCAGGCGCTGCTGCGCAGTGCGTTCCGGGTGCTGGTCGACTCCGAGCCGGACATGCGGGTGGTGGGGGAGGCCTCCGACGGGGCGCAGGCGTACGAGCTGACCCGGGCCGAGCGGCCCGATGTCGTGCTGATGGACATCCGGATGCCCGGTGTGGACGGCCTCGCGGGCACCCGCCTGATCAGCGAGGACCCGGAGCTGACCGATGTCCGGGTGGTCATACTGACCACCTTCGAGGTCGACGACTATGTGGTGCAGTCGCTGCGGAACGGCGCCAGCGGCTTCCTCGGCAAGGGCGCGGAGCCGGACGAGATGCTGAACGCGATCCGGATCGCGGCGGCCGGTGAGGCACTGCTCTCGCCCGTCGCCACCAAGGGGCTGATCGCCAAGTTCCTCGCGCAGGGCGGCAGTTCCGCCGACGGCGGGCCCGGCGACCGGGGCAGCGAGCGGCTGGCGACGCTGACCGGCCGGGAGCGGGAGGTGCTGATCCTGGTGGCCGGCGGGCTGTCCAACGACGGCATCGCCGAGCAGCTGGAGGTCAGCCCGCTCACCGTGAAGACGCATGTGAACCGCGCGATGGCCAAGCTGGGCGCCCGGGACCGTTCCCAGCTCGTCGTCATCGCCTACGAGTCGGGACTCGTACGCCCACGGGTGCAGTGA
- a CDS encoding sensor histidine kinase produces MSLLDPRPDAPRTGRFRWYRKHPLAFDAVVAGAVFACILLGAVVGPHGPHGPRFVGHQPAATTVVPAALACAALVLRRRLPRTVLAATGSLTIIELIARSGDARAPVAAAAVIALFTLASRTDRPTTWRVGALTVVGLTAAAMLYGPRPWYAQENLGIFAWTGMAAAAGDAVRSRRAFVSAIRERAERAERTREEEARRRVAEERMRIARELHDVVAHHIALVNVQAGVASHVMDNRPDQAKEALAHVREASRSALEELRATVGLLRQSDDPRAPTEPAPGLGVLDQLVDGFVRAGIPVDLDIPREPRPLPAAIDLTAYRVVQEALTNVHKHAGEGARATVRISHSDTTLTVTVLDDGAGRAGIPRQKGGDRPPVEPGGPGEPEDSGGGHGLIGMRERVFALRGTVVTGPRAAGGFQVRVTLPLQTVRTGETL; encoded by the coding sequence GTGAGCCTCCTCGACCCCCGCCCGGACGCGCCCCGCACCGGCCGCTTCCGGTGGTACCGGAAGCATCCGCTCGCCTTCGACGCCGTCGTGGCCGGCGCCGTCTTCGCGTGCATCCTGCTCGGCGCGGTGGTCGGTCCGCACGGTCCGCACGGCCCGCGGTTCGTCGGGCACCAGCCGGCCGCCACGACCGTGGTGCCGGCCGCGCTGGCCTGTGCCGCCCTGGTCCTGCGCCGCCGGCTGCCCCGTACGGTCCTGGCGGCCACCGGCTCGCTCACCATCATCGAGCTGATCGCCCGGTCCGGCGACGCGCGCGCCCCGGTGGCCGCCGCCGCCGTGATCGCCCTGTTCACCCTCGCCTCGCGCACCGACCGTCCCACCACCTGGCGGGTCGGCGCGCTGACCGTCGTGGGGCTGACCGCCGCCGCGATGCTCTACGGGCCCCGCCCCTGGTACGCCCAGGAGAACCTCGGCATCTTCGCCTGGACGGGGATGGCCGCGGCGGCCGGTGACGCGGTCCGCAGCCGCCGGGCGTTCGTCTCCGCGATCCGTGAGCGCGCCGAACGGGCCGAGCGCACCCGCGAGGAGGAGGCCCGGCGCCGGGTCGCCGAGGAGCGCATGCGGATCGCCCGTGAGCTGCACGATGTCGTCGCCCACCACATCGCGCTGGTCAACGTCCAGGCCGGGGTCGCCTCGCACGTCATGGACAACCGGCCCGACCAGGCCAAGGAGGCGCTGGCCCACGTCCGGGAGGCCTCCCGTTCGGCGCTGGAGGAACTCCGCGCCACCGTCGGCCTGTTGCGGCAGTCCGACGACCCCAGGGCGCCGACCGAGCCCGCCCCGGGCCTCGGCGTGCTCGATCAGCTCGTCGACGGCTTCGTCCGGGCCGGCATCCCCGTCGACCTGGACATCCCGAGGGAGCCGCGGCCGCTGCCCGCCGCCATCGACCTCACCGCCTACCGTGTGGTCCAGGAAGCGCTGACCAATGTCCACAAGCACGCCGGTGAGGGCGCCCGCGCCACGGTACGGATCAGTCACTCCGACACCACGCTGACCGTGACCGTCCTGGACGACGGCGCGGGCCGGGCGGGCATCCCGCGGCAGAAGGGCGGCGACCGGCCGCCCGTGGAGCCGGGCGGGCCCGGCGAGCCGGAGGACAGCGGCGGCGGCCACGGCCTGATCGGGATGCGGGAGCGGGTCTTCGCGCTGCGCGGCACGGTCGTGACCGGCCCGCGCGCGGCCGGCGGCTTCCAGGTAAGGGTGACCCTTCCGCTTCAGACCGTCCGTACGGGGGAGACATTGTGA
- the pspAA gene encoding PspA-associated protein PspAA, protein MIVRIMGEGQVKLDDAHFTELNKLDDELLDEMESGDEAGFRRTLGALLEAVRRMGTPLPDDALEPSELILPAPDATLGEVREMLGDDGLIPG, encoded by the coding sequence GTGATCGTACGGATCATGGGGGAGGGCCAGGTGAAGCTGGACGACGCCCACTTCACCGAGCTCAACAAACTGGACGATGAGCTGCTCGACGAGATGGAGAGCGGCGACGAGGCGGGCTTCCGGCGCACTCTCGGGGCCCTGCTGGAAGCGGTGCGCCGGATGGGCACACCGCTTCCCGACGACGCCCTGGAACCGTCCGAACTCATCCTCCCCGCCCCGGACGCGACCCTCGGCGAGGTCCGGGAGATGCTCGGCGACGACGGCCTCATCCCGGGCTGA
- a CDS encoding PspA/IM30 family protein — translation MSDGVMKRMGMIFRAKANKALDRAEDPRETLDYSYQKQLELLQKVRRGVADVATSRKRLELQLNQLQGQSAKLEDQGRKALALGREDLAREALTRRSALQQQVTDLETQHQTLQGEEEKLTLASQRLQAKVDAFRTKKETIKATYTAAQAQTRIGEAFSGISEEMGDVGMAIQRAEDKTAQLQARAGAIDELMASGALDDPSGMAKDDITAELDRLSGGSDVELELQRMKAELSGGSSGQQAIEGGQNGAGQSAPQQDRPRFDKQ, via the coding sequence ATGAGCGATGGTGTCATGAAGCGGATGGGGATGATCTTCCGCGCGAAGGCCAACAAGGCCCTGGACCGGGCCGAAGACCCGCGCGAAACCCTCGACTACTCGTACCAGAAGCAGCTGGAGCTGCTTCAGAAGGTACGCCGCGGCGTCGCCGACGTGGCGACCTCCCGCAAGCGCCTGGAGCTACAGCTCAACCAGCTCCAGGGCCAGTCCGCCAAGCTGGAGGACCAGGGCCGCAAGGCGCTGGCGCTCGGCCGCGAGGACCTGGCCCGTGAGGCGCTGACCCGGCGCAGCGCGCTGCAACAGCAGGTCACCGACCTGGAGACGCAGCACCAGACGCTTCAGGGTGAGGAGGAGAAGCTCACGCTCGCGTCGCAGCGGCTCCAGGCCAAGGTCGACGCCTTCCGTACGAAGAAGGAGACGATCAAGGCCACCTACACGGCCGCCCAGGCGCAGACCCGGATCGGCGAGGCGTTCTCCGGCATCTCCGAGGAGATGGGCGACGTCGGCATGGCCATCCAGCGCGCGGAGGACAAGACCGCGCAGCTCCAGGCCCGGGCCGGTGCCATCGACGAGCTGATGGCCTCCGGTGCGCTGGACGACCCGTCCGGTATGGCCAAGGACGACATCACCGCCGAGCTGGACCGGCTGTCCGGCGGCAGCGACGTCGAGCTGGAGCTCCAGCGGATGAAGGCGGAGCTCTCGGGCGGCTCGTCCGGCCAGCAGGCCATCGAGGGCGGACAGAACGGTGCGGGGCAGTCCGCGCCGCAGCAGGACCGGCCGCGTTTCGACAAGCAGTGA
- a CDS encoding DUF3043 domain-containing protein gives MFRSRSKDEQAATAKVTADQPQQPRDPQAPKGRPTPKRSDAQSQRRSRAHTPANRKDAAKAQREARRADMARQREAMASGDERYLPVRDKGPVRRFARDYVDSRWAVAEFFLPMAVVILVLTMIRVPSIQSIALLLWLVIIVLIVLDSVLIWFRLGKLLQERFPNENLKGVKAYAVMRTLQMRRLRLPKPQVKRGEKP, from the coding sequence GTGTTCCGAAGCCGTTCGAAGGATGAGCAGGCCGCGACCGCCAAGGTGACCGCGGACCAGCCCCAGCAGCCCCGCGACCCGCAGGCCCCCAAGGGCCGCCCGACACCGAAGCGCAGTGACGCCCAGTCGCAGCGCCGCTCGCGTGCGCATACGCCGGCCAACCGCAAGGACGCGGCCAAGGCCCAGCGTGAGGCGCGCCGTGCCGACATGGCCCGCCAGCGTGAGGCGATGGCCAGCGGCGACGAGCGGTATCTGCCGGTGCGCGACAAGGGGCCGGTGCGCCGGTTCGCGCGGGACTATGTCGACTCCCGCTGGGCGGTCGCCGAGTTCTTCCTGCCGATGGCCGTGGTGATCCTGGTGCTCACCATGATCCGGGTGCCGTCGATCCAGAGCATCGCGCTGCTGCTGTGGCTCGTGATCATCGTGCTGATCGTGCTCGACTCGGTGCTGATCTGGTTCCGTCTCGGCAAGCTGCTCCAGGAGCGCTTCCCGAACGAGAACCTCAAGGGTGTGAAGGCGTACGCGGTGATGCGCACGCTCCAGATGCGGCGGCTGCGGCTGCCGAAGCCGCAGGTGAAGCGGGGCGAGAAGCCGTAG